A genome region from Nicotiana tabacum cultivar K326 chromosome 13, ASM71507v2, whole genome shotgun sequence includes the following:
- the LOC107829223 gene encoding O-fucosyltransferase 31 isoform X1 — protein sequence MSVYYSSSHRSGTMAGVFLLLLPIFFPSLFTPLSYASPSIFSEWNAPKPRHSRLLKSALQRQTSSEEQSDLWMPLAYQGWKPCTESVIASSESLPEKSEGYIQVFLDGGLNQQRMAICDAVVVAKILNATLVIPYLEVNPVWQDSSTFEDIFDVDYFINVLKDDIAIVKELPDELSWSTREYYATGIRPTRIKTASVHASTNWYLDNVLPVLQSYGIAAIAPFSHRMTFDNLPKYLQHLRCKVNFQALAFVPHIRHLGDVLVNRLRDPSTKDGSNYIREVSEKYKLGAGKFVALHLRFDKDMAAHSACDFGGGKAEKLALAKYRQVIWQGRVLNSQFTDEELRSQGRCPLTPEEIGLLLAALGFDNSTRLYLASHKVYGGEARISTLRSLFPLMEDKKSLASSDERALIKGKASLLAAVDYYVSMHSDIFISASPGNMHNAMVGHRTYYNLKTIRPNMALLGQLFLNKTLSWPEFKEAVVEGHKNRQGQIRLRKPNRSLYTYPAPDCMCQG from the exons ATGAGTGTCTATTACAGTAGCAGCCATAGAAGTGGGACAATGGCTGGTGTTTTTCTGCTGCTTTTGCCCATTTTCTTTCCCAGTCTTTTCACTCCTTTGAGCTATGCCTCCCCCTCCATTTTCTCG GAATGGAATGCTCCAAAACCCAGGCACTCGCGTCTTCTGAAGAGTGCTCTACAACGCCAAACT tcatcTGAAGAACAGTCTGACCTATGGATGCCTTTGGCCTACCAAGGATGGAAACCCTGTACTGAATCTGTCATCGCCTCTAGTGAGT CACTACCTGAAAAATCTGAGGGATATATTCAAGTGTTCCTCGATGGAGGATTAAATCAACAAAGGATGGCG ATCTGTGATGCAGTTGTTGTTGCCAAGATCCTGAATGCTACACTTGTGATCCCTTATTTGGAAGTAAATCCTGTTTGGCAAGATTCAAG TACATTCGAGGATATCTTTGATGTTGATTATTTCATCAATGTATTGAAAGACGATATAGCAATAGTTAAAGAGCTGCCCGATGAATTATCTTGGAGCACACGAGAGTATTATGCAACTGGTATTCGACCTACCAGAATCAAGACAGCATCAGTTCATGCTTCGACAAACTGGTATTTGGACAATGTATTGCCTGTCCTGCAGAG TTATGGAATTGCTGCAATAGCACCATTTTCTCACCGAATGACATTTGACAACTTGCCTAAGTACCTCCAACACCTTCGATGTAAAGTGAACTTTCAAGCACTAGCCTTTGTTCCTCACATAAGACATCTTGGAGATGTCCTTGTCAATCGCCTCAGAGATCCTTCTACCAAAGATGGTAGTAATTACATTAGAGAGGTTAGTGAGAAGTACAAACTAGGAGCAGGGAAGTTTGTTGCTCTTCACCTTCGCTTTGACAAG GATATGGCTGCACATTCAGCgtgtgattttggtggtggaAAGGCTGAAAAACTGGCATTAGCCAAATATAGGCAAGTGATTTGGCAGGGAAGAGTCCTAAACTCTCAATTTACTGATGAAGAGTTGAGAAGTCAAGGACGGTGCCCATTGACCCCAGAAGAAATTGGATTACTGCTGGCAGCTTTGGGATTTGACAATAGCACTCGATTATATCTTGCCTCCCATAAG GTTTATGGTGGGGAAGCCCGGATCTCAACCCTGAGAAGTTTGTTTCCGCTGATGGAAGACAAAAAGAGCCTTGCTTCTTCAGATGAAAGAGCTCTTATTAAAGGGAAGGCTTCCTTACTGGCTGCGGTTGATTATTATGTCAGCATGCACAGTGATATTTTCATTTCCGCGTCCCCAGGAAATATGCATAATGCAATG GTGGGGCATCGAACGTACTATAATCTGAAGACAATAAGGCCTAACATGGCCTTATTAGGCCAGCTTTTCCTGAATAAAACCCTGAGTTGGCCAGAGTTCAAAGAGGCAGTTGTGGAAGGACACAAGAACCGACAAGGGCAGATCAGACTTCGCAAACCTAATCGATCTCTGTACACGTATCCTGCTCCTGATTGCATGTGCCAGGGTTGA
- the LOC107829223 gene encoding O-fucosyltransferase 31 isoform X2, with translation MSVYYSSSHRSGTMAGVFLLLLPIFFPSLFTPLSYASPSIFSEWNAPKPRHSRLLKSALQRQTSSEEQSDLWMPLAYQGWKPCTESVIASTLPEKSEGYIQVFLDGGLNQQRMAICDAVVVAKILNATLVIPYLEVNPVWQDSSTFEDIFDVDYFINVLKDDIAIVKELPDELSWSTREYYATGIRPTRIKTASVHASTNWYLDNVLPVLQSYGIAAIAPFSHRMTFDNLPKYLQHLRCKVNFQALAFVPHIRHLGDVLVNRLRDPSTKDGSNYIREVSEKYKLGAGKFVALHLRFDKDMAAHSACDFGGGKAEKLALAKYRQVIWQGRVLNSQFTDEELRSQGRCPLTPEEIGLLLAALGFDNSTRLYLASHKVYGGEARISTLRSLFPLMEDKKSLASSDERALIKGKASLLAAVDYYVSMHSDIFISASPGNMHNAMVGHRTYYNLKTIRPNMALLGQLFLNKTLSWPEFKEAVVEGHKNRQGQIRLRKPNRSLYTYPAPDCMCQG, from the exons ATGAGTGTCTATTACAGTAGCAGCCATAGAAGTGGGACAATGGCTGGTGTTTTTCTGCTGCTTTTGCCCATTTTCTTTCCCAGTCTTTTCACTCCTTTGAGCTATGCCTCCCCCTCCATTTTCTCG GAATGGAATGCTCCAAAACCCAGGCACTCGCGTCTTCTGAAGAGTGCTCTACAACGCCAAACT tcatcTGAAGAACAGTCTGACCTATGGATGCCTTTGGCCTACCAAGGATGGAAACCCTGTACTGAATCTGTCATCGCCTCTA CACTACCTGAAAAATCTGAGGGATATATTCAAGTGTTCCTCGATGGAGGATTAAATCAACAAAGGATGGCG ATCTGTGATGCAGTTGTTGTTGCCAAGATCCTGAATGCTACACTTGTGATCCCTTATTTGGAAGTAAATCCTGTTTGGCAAGATTCAAG TACATTCGAGGATATCTTTGATGTTGATTATTTCATCAATGTATTGAAAGACGATATAGCAATAGTTAAAGAGCTGCCCGATGAATTATCTTGGAGCACACGAGAGTATTATGCAACTGGTATTCGACCTACCAGAATCAAGACAGCATCAGTTCATGCTTCGACAAACTGGTATTTGGACAATGTATTGCCTGTCCTGCAGAG TTATGGAATTGCTGCAATAGCACCATTTTCTCACCGAATGACATTTGACAACTTGCCTAAGTACCTCCAACACCTTCGATGTAAAGTGAACTTTCAAGCACTAGCCTTTGTTCCTCACATAAGACATCTTGGAGATGTCCTTGTCAATCGCCTCAGAGATCCTTCTACCAAAGATGGTAGTAATTACATTAGAGAGGTTAGTGAGAAGTACAAACTAGGAGCAGGGAAGTTTGTTGCTCTTCACCTTCGCTTTGACAAG GATATGGCTGCACATTCAGCgtgtgattttggtggtggaAAGGCTGAAAAACTGGCATTAGCCAAATATAGGCAAGTGATTTGGCAGGGAAGAGTCCTAAACTCTCAATTTACTGATGAAGAGTTGAGAAGTCAAGGACGGTGCCCATTGACCCCAGAAGAAATTGGATTACTGCTGGCAGCTTTGGGATTTGACAATAGCACTCGATTATATCTTGCCTCCCATAAG GTTTATGGTGGGGAAGCCCGGATCTCAACCCTGAGAAGTTTGTTTCCGCTGATGGAAGACAAAAAGAGCCTTGCTTCTTCAGATGAAAGAGCTCTTATTAAAGGGAAGGCTTCCTTACTGGCTGCGGTTGATTATTATGTCAGCATGCACAGTGATATTTTCATTTCCGCGTCCCCAGGAAATATGCATAATGCAATG GTGGGGCATCGAACGTACTATAATCTGAAGACAATAAGGCCTAACATGGCCTTATTAGGCCAGCTTTTCCTGAATAAAACCCTGAGTTGGCCAGAGTTCAAAGAGGCAGTTGTGGAAGGACACAAGAACCGACAAGGGCAGATCAGACTTCGCAAACCTAATCGATCTCTGTACACGTATCCTGCTCCTGATTGCATGTGCCAGGGTTGA